The genomic region TTGCCGAACTCAATATCGAGCCGGGCAAGAATGAAATCGGCGATTTGGCGCCGATCGAAGCGATTGCACGCGAATCCACGGCCGGTGCGCTACCATCTTCGGATAATGACGAAGATACTCCAGACGCTGCCGAATAACCGCTAAACGTCGCCGCCACAGCCCTGGACAGGGGCGCTGCCGCGTTCCGTGATCGTCACGATGGCGGGATAGCCTGCGCCGCTCATCGCATCGGTGCAGGGCTCGTCGAGGATTTCGACGGTGATCGAGTCATTCTCGAACCGACGCCCGCCCTCGAAGGTTTCGAGCTCCGGCGTGCGCGCCGTCACCCGGCGTTCGCCATAATCGGCTTCATAAACAATCACATCGTCATAGATGCGCAGGAACCAGCCCGGCTCCTGGCCGACGCCGCGGAAAAAGGGTTCAGGCTCGGCGGTGGCCGTCTCATCATCGGTCACGATGCTCGGGGAATCGGTGATCGCAGGATCACTAAAATCCTCGCAGGCCGAAAGGGGGAGGGCGATCGCGGCGGCTGCCACAAGGCTCAGTCTCATATCCATCAATACACCGTGTCATCATAAACGGGCTCACCGCCCGCATAGGTTGTCGCGCAGGCAGCAAGGGCCAGCAACAGGGCAAATCCAAATAGCCGCATCATCTGTCCTTCCGCCGTCGTTCAAGGTTCAGCCTGATACCATTTTCCGACCGCAACGTCAGCCGCGCAATTGGTTCGGGGACATGGCCCTCAACCGGGGAGACTGTCCAGTCCCGCATGATCGTCGCCAAAATGATGACCGCTTCCTGCAGCGCGAAGGCCGCGCCCAGGCAAACCCGCGGGCCTTTGGAGAAGGGGAAATAGGCTTTTTGTTCCGACGCCTTGGTCTCGGCGCGGCCAAAGCGATCGGGGTCAAACCGGTCCGGATCATCCCAATGTTCAGTGTGGCGATGCTCGAGGAGTGGCGAGATGAACAGGATCGCACCCGGCATGATCTGCTTGCCGCGCATCTCCTGTTCTTCCGTCGCATCGCGCGGAATGAAGGCAACCGGCGGGTAGAGGCGCAGCGTTTCGCGAAACACATCGCGGGTGAAAGGCAGCATGCGCATCTTGGAGAATTCGAGCGGGCCGTCTGCAAACACCGCATCGGCCTCCGCCTGCAAGCGCGCCTGAACATCGGGGCATTGCGCGATCAGGTACAGCGCCCAGGCGAGTGCCGAAGCAGATGTCTCGTGCCCGGCCAGGAACATGATGCCGATCTGGTCAACCAGTTCGCGTTCATTGAAACGCTTGCCAGTCTCAGGATCGACAGCATTGATAAAGCTCGCCAGCATATCGCGATCCGGCACATCGTCCCCACGATCTATGGCCGCAAGCCGCTCGCGAACAGGCGCATGCAGCAATTCTCGAATCGTTCCGGCCGATTTCCGCGCGCGGAGACGACCGACGGACAGCCATTGCGGCACACCGGCCAGCGTCCAGACACCATGCTGCCACGCGAGATGCTGAAACCGCTCGAAATTCTCGAAAATGATCTTTGCTTCTTCGCGCGTGAAAGCGCGGGAATAGATGGTGCGGAAAATGACGTCCGCGGTCACATGCGTCATCTCGAGATCAGCTTCGC from Parasphingopyxis sp. CP4 harbors:
- a CDS encoding cytochrome P450, which gives rise to MTDLIPPKPAGNPKKLGPLARFIKSFHSSTAPLYANSYSMKLGEVRLPRRTMYFVNQPDLVQNILLGDVDRYPKSDLMATMLELLLGESIFVSNGDLWKQQRRMMDPAFEGTRIKAIFPLMLAAADAMAERFDAGAVGENSEADLEMTHVTADVIFRTIYSRAFTREEAKIIFENFERFQHLAWQHGVWTLAGVPQWLSVGRLRARKSAGTIRELLHAPVRERLAAIDRGDDVPDRDMLASFINAVDPETGKRFNERELVDQIGIMFLAGHETSASALAWALYLIAQCPDVQARLQAEADAVFADGPLEFSKMRMLPFTRDVFRETLRLYPPVAFIPRDATEEQEMRGKQIMPGAILFISPLLEHRHTEHWDDPDRFDPDRFGRAETKASEQKAYFPFSKGPRVCLGAAFALQEAVIILATIMRDWTVSPVEGHVPEPIARLTLRSENGIRLNLERRRKDR